One window from the genome of Oryctolagus cuniculus chromosome 1, mOryCun1.1, whole genome shotgun sequence encodes:
- the LOC100338711 gene encoding small ribosomal subunit protein eS1-like — translation MAVGKNKRLTKGGKKGAKKKVVDPFSKKDSYDVKAPAMFNIRNIGKTLVMRTQGTNIASDGLKGRVFEVSLADLQNDEVAFRKFKLITEDVQGKNCLTNSHGMDLTRDKMCSMVKKWQTMIEAHVDVKTTDGYLLRLFCVGFTKKCNNQIRKTSYAQHQQVRQIRKKMMEIMTREVQTNDLKEVVNKLIPDSIGKDIEKACQSIYPLHDVFVRKVKMLKKHKFELGKLMELHGEGSSSGKATGDETGAKVERADGYEPPVQESV, via the coding sequence ATGGCGGTCGGCAAGAACAAGCGCCTTACGAAAGGCGGCAAAAAGGGAGCCAAGAAGAAAGTGGTGGACCCATTTTCTAAGAAAGATTCGTATGATGTGAAGGCACCTGCTATGTTCAACATACGAAATATTGGGAAAACACTGGTCATGAGGACCCAAGGAACCAACATTGCGTCTGATGGACTCAAGGGTCGTGTTTTTGAAGTGAGTCTTGCTGACCTGCAGAACGATGAAGTTGCATTTAGAAAATTCAAACTGATTACGGAGGATGTTCAGGGCAAAAACTGCCTGACTAACTCCCACGGCATGGATCTTACCCGGGACAAAATGTGCTCCATGGTCAAAAAATGGCAGACCATGATTGAAGCTCATGTTGATGTCAAGACTACCGATGGCTATTTGCTTCGTCTGTTCTGTGTTGGTTTTACCAAAAAATGCAACAATCAGATACGGAAGACTTCCTATGCTCAGCACCAGCAGGTCCGCCAGATCCGGAAGAAGATGATGGAAATCATGACACGGGAGGTGCAAACAAACGACTTGAAAGAAGTAGTCAATAAATTGATCCCAGACAGCAttgggaaagacatagagaaggCTTGTCAGTCTATTTATCCTCTCCATGATGTCTTCGTTAGAAAAGTGAAGATGCTGAAGAAGCACAAGTTTGAATTGGGAAAACTCATGGAGCTTCACGGAGAAGGTAGCAGTTCTGGAAAAGCCACTGGGGATGAGACGGGTGCAAAAGTCGAACGAGCTGATGGCTATGAACCACCCGTCCAAGAATCTGTTTAA